A genomic region of Micropterus dolomieu isolate WLL.071019.BEF.003 ecotype Adirondacks linkage group LG11, ASM2129224v1, whole genome shotgun sequence contains the following coding sequences:
- the LOC123979164 gene encoding uncharacterized protein LOC123979164, producing the protein MMRPKDLRQGSGTKTFLDAMHGGKVHLARFILDALDGRIINSKTENSRTPLMYAVCLQDPGTRAKFTRLLLEKGADVNCQDEDGRTALSLVCELGHLDVVKLLVQFNADPDIFDAWGNSALMYAAFSGHSQVLEFLVRAFKRLGLRLDRTNNAGHSAIEVANFFGHNQCVQILNFPCRRGVGTDDPLADSGTNGEGECRLPNRLPRHVLERFSKQLNSNEDQLPGVFQKQLKVGDSSGLWNRFRCPRSQSQEENHRHNWALPPQREKSQFEGDHSVLFTAKQLQNCQLRDPRGAKTLNSLPQPSQKDVRNTGLQEPTPVSFPLWGKAKSFNLDLLSNRKQSYQGDVRDMSLSASKLKRASLQDERCLIDKMECQRNTRGLTNDANKTGSVPKPLLNGKSQPVRAVEENLKSEEANDIVPSSKREQQKRGSFGPTSRHNKLLSSRGEIETGKIPSRMPGFMGLGNRLLRRFTAPEFMRMVTDCSSGSSNGRGRMSRSETFPLSHTHQQVNSQPSVDSISGVKCEFESCSSQSALD; encoded by the coding sequence ATGATGCGACCGAAAGATTTACGCCAGGGTTCTGGCACCAAGACCTTCCTAGATGCCATGCACGGCGGTAAAGTTCACCTCGCACGCTTCATCCTGGACGCCTTGGATGGACGCATCATCAACTCTAAGACAGAAAACAGCCGCACTCCGCTCATGTATGCTGTCTGCCTACAAGACCCCGGGACCAGGGCCAAGTTCACCCGGCTGCTGCTGGAGAAAGGGGCAGATGTCAACTGCCAGGATGAGGACGGTCGCACAGCCCTGAGCCTTGTCTGTGAGTTGGGTCACCTGGACGTGGTCAAGCTTCTTGTGCAATTCAATGCTGACCCCGACATCTTTGACGCCTGGGGTAACAGTGCTCTGATGTATGCTGCCTTTTCTGGGCATAGCCAGGTTCTGGAGTTTCTGGTCCGGGCTTTCAAAAGATTGGGACTGAGGCTGGACAGAACAAATAATGCTGGTCACTCAGCCATCGAGGTGGCCAACTTCTTCGGACATAACCAGTGCGTACAGATTCTGAACTTTCCTTGCAGGAGGGGTGTTGGCACAGATGATCCACTTGCTGATTCGGGTACCAATGGTGAAGGAGAGTGTCGGCTGCCCAACAGGCTCCCCAGGCATGTTCTGGAGAGGTTCTCCAAGCAGTTGAATAGCAATGAAGACCAACTGCCTGGGGTATTTCAGAAACAGCTGAAGGTTGGTGACAGTAGCGGGCTGTGGAACCGCTTCAGATGTCCCAGGAGCCAGTCTCAAGAGGAGAACCATCGCCACAACTGGGCTCTGCCTCCTCAGCGAGAGAAAAGCCAGTTTGAAGGGGATCACAGCGTTCTCTTCACAGCCAAACAACTGCAAAATTGCCAGCTTAGAGACCCGAGAGGGGCTAAAACACTGAACTCTCTGCCTCAGCCAAGCCAGAAAGATGTCAGAAACACTGGACTCCAAGAGCCTACACCAGTTAGTTTTCCTCTCTGGGGAAAAGCGAAGTCGTTTAACCTggaccttctgagcaacagaaAGCAGTCCTATCAGGGTGATGTGCGTGACATGAGCCTGTCAGCCAGCAAATTAAAGAGAGCCTCGCTACAGGATGAGAGATGCCTTATAGACAAGATGGAATGTCAAAGGAACACCCGGGGCCTGACAAACGATGCTAACAAAACTGGCTCAGTGCCAAAACCTCTTTTAAACGGCAAAAGTCAGCCCGTGAGAGCAGTCGAGGAGAATCTCAAATCAGAAGAGGCTAATGACATAGTTCCATCAAGTAAAAGAGAGCAGCAGAAGAGGGGAAGCTTTGGCCCGACCAGCAGACACAACAAACTGCTGTCTTCCAGAGGGGAGATCGAGACGGGGAAGATCCCAAGCCGTATGCCGGGGTTCATGGGCCTGGGCAACAGACTGCTGCGTAGATTCACCGCACCAGAGTTCATGAGAATGGTGACAGACTGTTCGTCTGGCTCCTCTAATGGCCGAGGGCGCATGTCCCGCTCCGAaaccttccctctctctcacacacatcagCAGGTAAACAGCCAGCCAAGCGTTGACAGCATCAGTGGAGTGAAGTGCGAGTTTGAAAGCTGCTCTTCTCAGTCCGCCCTTGATTAG